A part of Trachemys scripta elegans isolate TJP31775 chromosome 23, CAS_Tse_1.0, whole genome shotgun sequence genomic DNA contains:
- the LOC117869314 gene encoding cytochrome b561, whose translation MEDGLTRPASPAGLSWYMAASQLLGLTVIAMTGAWMGQYRGGIAWESVLQFNVHPLCMVIGMVFLQGDALLVYRVFRNETKRSAKILHGLLHAFALLIALVGVIAVFDYHRKKGFADMYSLHSWCGIAAFSLYFIQWLVGFSFFLFPGASFSLRSRYKPQHVFFGVFLLALSIATCLLGIKELLLFSIQATYSSFVPEGILANVLGLLLIVFGLVIGYILTRDEWKRPPLAEELALSMDFKTLTKGESPSSSQ comes from the exons ATGGAGGACGGTCTCACCAGGCCTGCGAGCCCGGCAGGGCTCTCCTGGTACATGGCAGCCTCTCAGCTGTTAGGTTTGACTGTGATCGCCATGACCGGCGCCTGGATGGGCCAGTACCGGGGCGGTATTGCTTGGGAAAGCGTGCTGCAATTCAACGTCCACCCTCTCTGCATGGTCATTGGCATGGTCTTCCTCCAAGGGGATG ctctcctGGTTTACCGGGTCTTCAGGAACGAGACCAAGCGCTCAGCCAAAATCCTCCATGGGCTCCTCCACGCCTTCGCGCTGCTCATCGCCCTTGTGG GGGTGATCGCCGTGTTCGATTACCACAGGAAGAAAGGCTTTGCAGACATGTACAGCCTGCACAGCTGGTGTGGAATAGCAGCCTTCAGCCTCTACTTCAtccag tgGCTCGTGGGCTTCAGCTTCTTCCTGTTTCCTGGAGCATCCTTCTCGCTCCGCAGCAGATACAAACCACAGCACGTCTTCTTCGGCGTCTTCCTCCTCGCTCTCTCCATCGCCACCTGCCTCCTGGGCATCAAGGAGCTGCTCCTCTTCAGTATCCA GGCCACCTACAGCTCGTTCGTGCCTGAAGGGATCCTGGCCAACGTCCTGGGCCTGCTGCTGATCGTCTTTGGCCTGGTGATCGGCTACATCCTGACGCGGGACGAGTGGAAGCGGCCGCCcctggctgaggagctggccctgtccatgGATTTTAAAACCCTCACTAAGGGGgagagccccagcagcagccagtga